AGACTGGCATCAACAACATCCTTAGGAACATGGTTTTGAGAGTGCTCCTTAGAAGCAAAACGACcgatattattttctgtaATTAGCCTCAATTCATAGTCCCTATCTGGTTGTGCATTAATGTTAATGATCTCATTCCATGTGAATAACAATGGGTCAGTTTTCCTAGAAAATGGATTAATATCAATCAAAAACACCCTGTTGAAGGGCCTGGGAATGTATAGGTCGGTAACGAATGATTTATCTGGAAATTGTGGTACcatttcatcttcaacaaattcatcaattaGGTCCTTAAATGTATCTGTCAATTTGTCAAGGTAGTCATAATAATTCAAATCGCGTTGACTTACAGCGGCCACTTTTCCATCTTTAACAAATACTCTAAACTCTAGTGCCGGGTTAATTGCAAACCATTGCCTTAATACCAGTTCATATTCAGGAGTGGAAAACCCCTCCTTCTTATCAATACATTCATCGTATGCATGATTTAGATCATGTACAATATAATTAGAAGCATTTAGGAGTAGATAAATTTCATTCACCTCATTACATTTTGTAGTATTATTAGGTAGAATCCACGTAGCATCCTTAGGTGCTGACCAATTTAGTTTTGGTGTCACTGGACCTAACTCTACAATGATCTCTTTTATCTGATTGTGTAGTTCAGGGAAATCATTAAGTGGTTCAATACCAGGCTCATATTCAGTGGCTGTGTCTTCATCGCCTTCCCAATCACTATACTCATTGTCTTCAGTCCGTGCTACATCATCAGTATATGTCGAAAGCTCCGTACTAGACATAGGAAGTTTAATACCATCTTGTTCTAAATATTGAATAAACTGTTCTGGCAAAGGTTTAATTACCCTAGATTTAGGAACATGCTTCTTGAATTTCTCATACCAGAAAGAGAAAGCACAGTTATCTATCTGGGAGCAGGTAACTGGTAATTCACTCAATACTGCATACTCTTCTGACATAATTATACCTTGCTGAGACCTTTTTATGTTACTTACTGTGGTCAATCCAAATTGATATTCATGGTTAGTCTCAATTATATAGTTAGcttagctcatcgcaatttTTTGGCAATAATTTCgtctttcatttttcaagTAGATCATCGAGCTCATCGCCACACCCTTTCTACGGGGTTATTCTGCACAGAGATATACCCTTACTTAAATAGAACTATAGCTATTGTGCACTTTATAGGATTAAAACATCAACtgatttttcaatattaaaTAGAATATAGTAAATGGAAATTTAATATCCAGTTTAATATTTAGACATTACTctatatatcaattatcCGAACATCTTGGATaaagattttttttgcttttctgTTTCCTGTTTCCTCTTCTTGATTGTGTCATTAATTGCCTTCGCAATAGCAGCATCATTAGGCTGGAAAGTGGTAGCCATTTCCAGGTCTGCTAAAGCCATATCTGTGTCATTTACATGATAATATGCAAGACCACGACGGTATAGAGCCTTTGCCTTTGCCTTTGCATCTGCAGCTTCAGCGTATAGCACTTCTGAACAAGCGACCATAACTGATCTGTAATCCTTGGATTTTAAAGCCGCAATGGCGATATTCAATGGAACGGTTACTTTAAAGTCgtttatcttcttcatatcttcttcatttagGTCATCGGGGAAATACTCTTTTAGGAATTTGTCACACTTCTTATACTTAGCCAGAGCAACCTCGTAGTTTTGTTCCTTAAATTGTTTCGTACCAATATCCTTAACAGTTTCAATGGCCTTAATTACAGTCTcaactttcttcaagtcaACCTTAGCGTCGTCCTTCAAAGATTCTTCGTAGTTGTCACCAAACTCATCGGTTGGCGTTTGCTCTGCATCGGCTGGCACTTCATAGTCGTCAGGTAGTAATCCACAACCTTCTACTTTCACATCATGCATAGGCTTGTCTGTACCGTCCTCAGTCTGTTGCTTCTCAATTAAGCGGACTAGACGTTTGCCCTCGATAACTTCACCAAAGACAACGTGCTTCCCATCCAAATGCGGAGTTGGCACACAAGTGATGAACGCCTGGGACCCATTCGTGTTTGGACCAGCATTGGCCATAGACAGTAAGAATGGCTTGTCGTGTTTTATCTCAAAGTTTTCGTCCTCGAACTTCTCCCCATATATGGATTCACCACCGGTACCATCAAAGTTTGTAAAGTCACCGAACTGGATCATGAAATCCTTGATAACCCTGTGGAAAATAGACCCCTTATATGACAATGGCACATCTGGCTTACTCTTAGCCATGCCACTCTTACCCTCACATAGCTTCAAGAAGTTCTCCGCAGTCTTTGGAACCACGTCCTTGTACAGCTCAAACACAATACGCCCCTTTGGTGTACCTCCAATTgagatatcaaaatatgCCTTTGGTCTAGTCATTGTTGTCCCGGTGTGTACAGCTAGGTTATGCAGGAACTGTATTTATAGTACAATTGCAAGCACAAAGAATAAGTGCTTCTTAAATATCCTATGTTTTGTATCAACTGCAGTGCATCCGgatcagtttttttttgatcttttccAGGCCCTTTTTAAATTGTCTCTTGTTGTGAGTTTTCAGTGCAATGACAAAGACAAATGCGATGAGATAGAAACTTCTAGAAGAGCTAGTAAATTGCAAAAGTATGTACAAGAATAGCTAGAGAATAAGTTACAGAGAGTCAAAGAAAGATTCTATAAAATGGgttgtttttgtttgtgTTGAAAATGGCCATGTCTTATTAGGAATCTCTATCAACAGTCTTGACACGGTCCCTGTTACCGTTGGACTCCCAACACTCTTTGAACTTGGCCATCTCGGGAAAACACTGTCGCCAGTCGTTCGTCTCCGCGTGGCACAGTTGCAATGCCAAGTTCTCAACGTAACACCCGGTGTCCGTGATCCTCTTGTCCCAGCTATCCCGCTCCGAGCCGTCCTGCTCTTCCTCTACCATCTCCTTGTATTGCTCCAACGCCTCCTTGTAGTACCGCGACTCAGACATCGTTccttttttgaaatattggCAATGGCACCATACACCTTGAAACAAGTTTCCCCCAGTTGTAACCTACCACCACCCACCAAATTCCtctaaaatatatatataataccaGCACACATTGTATATATTGAACTGAATACCAGTTATCCCCTTATTTTCTCACAGAAGGGCATCCTTGGGGGACCGCTTTAAGACCTGATAGCGATCACATGAACAAAAGTTTCAGAACGTCCACAATGATATACATATACTTACACACGTAAAATCATATGATTACCGTACATAATATCATAACAAATAACGAATACACATGATCACATGTACATAACGATATAAATAGCTGGTTTCTTCGATTTTTTCGATTTTTTCGAttttttctgaaatttttccttttcgGCCTGTCCGCTTTGAAACTTTCCCGTCCTTTTTGTCATTCTGGCTTCTCGACTCTCGGTGCCCTCTTTGCTGAGCTCGCTGGCTCGCTGGAGGGAAGGGGGACAAGGAAGCAATTGGTCGATCACTAAAGTTGACTTTTTAATTTAATTTAGCTTTATCTTGGTATACTTGAACATAGTTTGACTGACAACAATATAGTAAGAGAACAAGAAACCCCCAATAATCTAGATGGTGAGAATCGCTGAGTATTCGCGTACCGCCACTTTTGCATGGTCCAATGACAGGATCCCTTACTTGGTCTCTGGTACCGCGTCAGGTACCATTGACGCTGATTTCTCTAATGAGTCCAAGCTTGAGTTGTGGTCCCTGCTAGGCACTGATGCTGATAAGCCCAGCCACTCTGTTTCCACAGATGCCAAGTTCAAAGATCTCGACTGGTCCGCTGATAACAAGTATATCGCCGGTGCTATGGACAATGGTGCCGTCGAGATCT
The Nakaseomyces glabratus chromosome J, complete sequence genome window above contains:
- the COA4 gene encoding Coa4p (CAGL0J08976g~Protein of unknown function), which codes for MSESRYYKEALEQYKEMVEEEQDGSERDSWDKRITDTGCYVENLALQLCHAETNDWRQCFPEMAKFKECWESNGNRDRVKTVDRDS
- the CPR6 gene encoding peptidylprolyl isomerase CPR6 (CAGL0J08954g~Ortholog(s) have peptidyl-prolyl cis-trans isomerase activity and cytosol, nucleus localization) — translated: MTRPKAYFDISIGGTPKGRIVFELYKDVVPKTAENFLKLCEGKSGMAKSKPDVPLSYKGSIFHRVIKDFMIQFGDFTNFDGTGGESIYGEKFEDENFEIKHDKPFLLSMANAGPNTNGSQAFITCVPTPHLDGKHVVFGEVIEGKRLVRLIEKQQTEDGTDKPMHDVKVEGCGLLPDDYEVPADAEQTPTDEFGDNYEESLKDDAKVDLKKVETVIKAIETVKDIGTKQFKEQNYEVALAKYKKCDKFLKEYFPDDLNEEDMKKINDFKVTVPLNIAIAALKSKDYRSVMVACSEVLYAEAADAKAKAKALYRRGLAYYHVNDTDMALADLEMATTFQPNDAAIAKAINDTIKKRKQETEKQKKSLSKMFG
- the CDC123 gene encoding cell proliferation protein CDC123 (CAGL0J08932g~Ortholog(s) have ATP binding, magnesium ion binding activity, role in eukaryotic translation initiation factor 2 complex assembly, positive regulation of translational initiation and cytosol, nucleus localization); translation: MSEEYAVLSELPVTCSQIDNCAFSFWYEKFKKHVPKSRVIKPLPEQFIQYLEQDGIKLPMSSTELSTYTDDVARTEDNEYSDWEGDEDTATEYEPGIEPLNDFPELHNQIKEIIVELGPVTPKLNWSAPKDATWILPNNTTKCNEVNEIYLLLNASNYIVHDLNHAYDECIDKKEGFSTPEYELVLRQWFAINPALEFRVFVKDGKVAAVSQRDLNYYDYLDKLTDTFKDLIDEFVEDEMVPQFPDKSFVTDLYIPRPFNRVFLIDINPFSRKTDPLLFTWNEIININAQPDRDYELRLITENNIGRFASKEHSQNHVPKDVVDASLDPERIRELSQKWSELLLQQEKESSDEEK